The proteins below are encoded in one region of Calditrichota bacterium:
- a CDS encoding flavin reductase, whose translation MNARVPIHVDDLCLKAIDLWTNRWLLLTSGDFRAGHFNCMTVAWGSIGQMWDRPFVQVVVRPSRYTYGFMERYPTFTLCAFPEAYRGALELLGSKSGRDGDKIAEAGLTPQPAIVVAAPCYAEADLVLECRKMYWDDLAPEHFGDAGIASLYPRGDYHRVYFGEILAVSGSPDYRACKAK comes from the coding sequence ATGAACGCTCGTGTGCCCATCCATGTGGACGACCTCTGCCTCAAGGCGATTGACTTGTGGACGAACAGGTGGCTCCTGCTCACTTCCGGGGATTTTCGGGCCGGCCACTTTAACTGCATGACCGTAGCCTGGGGCAGCATCGGTCAAATGTGGGACAGACCCTTCGTGCAAGTGGTAGTGAGGCCTTCTCGCTACACCTACGGGTTCATGGAGCGCTACCCCACCTTCACCTTGTGCGCCTTTCCCGAGGCATACCGGGGAGCCCTCGAATTGCTCGGCAGCAAATCCGGGCGCGACGGTGACAAGATCGCCGAGGCAGGGTTGACGCCGCAGCCCGCCATTGTGGTGGCCGCTCCATGCTACGCCGAGGCCGACTTGGTCCTCGAATGCCGCAAAATGTACTGGGACGACTTGGCGCCTGAACACTTCGGCGACGCCGGGATTGCCTCGCTCTACCCTCGGGGCGACTATCACCGCGTCTATTTTGGCGAGATCCTCGCCGTGAGCGGCAGCCCCGACTATCGCGCCTGCAAGGCGAAATGA
- a CDS encoding DUF4954 family protein: MAYRKLSAAEIRLLEKQGCRAQDWGTVEVAPDFDPRRVQQTTFAGRVRLGAFRDWLDLHEGVRKPCGVYRSSLQDCTIGEDCYIADVRSLARYDVADRVAIENVGCLVVTGETTFGNGVRIEVLNEAGGREKPLFQGITAQIAYLIVTYRHNHELIAKLYELVDQEVAATKSDRGAVGEGARITDCVTIRNVAIGPHARISGALLLEEGTIASNEHDPILIGQGVIAKKFIALSGAHIDGSAIVDKCIVGQGVRIGKQFSAENSGFFANCECFHGEAVSVFAGPYTVTHHKSTLLIAGMFSFYNAGSGSNQSNHMYKLGPVHQGILGRGAKTGSFSYMMWPCRVGAFTGVIGKHYANFDTSEFPFSYILEAEGKSVLMPAMNLCTVGTRRDSAKWPRRDRRRDPDKRDLINFALFSPYTVGRILLGIERLAELEATVPPDQPFAQYAGVHIKRAKIRPAIEQYEMAVRIYLGEELAKRLEAHRDARSYRELLAALHRPQPEATGRWIDMAGMLAPRQTVEQLIAAVTAGQVRNLEELRTRLKALHEDYEGLAWGWCIDIIEKRSGTAFTRLSKAQVIDLLRQWQESVARFNALVLEDARKEFSERSRIGYGLDGSVDERDRDFEAVIGKYEENKFVKEVEAETATVQQRAAELIPFVEALPEGNA; encoded by the coding sequence GCGCCCAGGACTGGGGCACCGTGGAGGTGGCGCCCGATTTTGACCCGCGCCGCGTGCAGCAGACCACCTTTGCCGGACGCGTGCGCTTGGGTGCCTTCCGCGACTGGCTCGACCTGCATGAAGGCGTACGCAAGCCCTGCGGGGTTTATCGCTCCTCGCTGCAGGATTGCACCATCGGCGAGGACTGCTACATCGCCGACGTGCGCAGCTTGGCCCGCTATGACGTAGCCGACCGGGTGGCCATCGAGAACGTGGGCTGCCTCGTGGTCACCGGCGAGACCACCTTTGGCAACGGCGTGCGCATCGAGGTGCTCAACGAGGCAGGCGGTCGGGAAAAGCCGCTGTTCCAAGGAATCACCGCCCAGATTGCCTACCTCATCGTCACCTACCGCCATAACCACGAGCTGATTGCCAAGCTGTACGAGCTTGTCGACCAGGAAGTGGCCGCAACCAAGTCCGACCGCGGCGCCGTCGGCGAAGGTGCCCGCATCACCGACTGCGTCACCATCCGCAACGTGGCCATTGGCCCGCATGCGCGAATCTCGGGCGCCTTGCTCCTCGAAGAAGGAACCATAGCGAGCAACGAGCATGACCCGATTCTCATCGGCCAAGGGGTCATTGCCAAAAAGTTCATCGCCCTCTCCGGCGCACACATTGACGGTTCGGCAATCGTGGACAAGTGCATTGTGGGCCAGGGCGTGCGCATCGGCAAGCAGTTCTCGGCGGAGAACTCCGGGTTTTTCGCCAACTGCGAGTGCTTCCACGGCGAGGCGGTGAGCGTCTTCGCCGGCCCGTATACCGTCACCCATCACAAGTCCACCCTGCTCATCGCCGGCATGTTTTCCTTCTACAACGCTGGCAGCGGCTCGAACCAGAGCAACCACATGTACAAGTTGGGCCCTGTCCACCAGGGCATTTTGGGACGGGGCGCAAAAACAGGCTCTTTCTCCTACATGATGTGGCCCTGCCGCGTGGGCGCCTTTACCGGCGTCATCGGCAAGCACTATGCGAACTTTGACACGTCCGAGTTCCCCTTCTCCTACATCTTGGAGGCAGAGGGAAAGAGCGTGCTCATGCCCGCCATGAACCTGTGCACGGTGGGCACACGGCGCGACAGTGCCAAGTGGCCCCGCCGCGACCGGCGCCGCGACCCGGACAAACGCGACCTCATCAACTTTGCCCTGTTCAGTCCGTACACCGTTGGTCGCATCCTTCTGGGGATCGAACGGCTGGCAGAACTTGAGGCAACAGTGCCACCAGACCAGCCGTTCGCCCAGTACGCGGGCGTGCACATCAAGCGCGCCAAGATACGGCCTGCGATAGAACAGTACGAAATGGCGGTGCGCATCTACTTAGGCGAAGAGCTCGCCAAGCGTCTCGAGGCTCATCGCGACGCCCGCTCCTATCGGGAACTACTCGCCGCCCTGCACAGGCCCCAGCCCGAGGCCACCGGCCGGTGGATTGACATGGCCGGGATGCTCGCCCCGCGACAGACCGTGGAGCAGCTCATCGCCGCGGTCACTGCCGGCCAAGTCCGCAACCTGGAAGAGCTGCGCACCCGCCTCAAGGCCCTGCACGAAGACTATGAGGGCCTCGCCTGGGGTTGGTGCATCGACATCATCGAGAAGAGGTCAGGCACCGCCTTCACCCGCCTCAGCAAGGCGCAGGTCATCGATCTCCTACGCCAGTGGCAGGAAAGCGTGGCGCGCTTCAACGCCCTGGTACTGGAAGATGCGCGCAAAGAGTTCTCCGAGCGCAGCCGCATCGGTTATGGCCTGGACGGCAGCGTGGACGAACGCGATCGCGACTTTGAGGCCGTGATCGGCAAGTACGAGGAAAACAAGTTCGTCAAAGAGGTGGAAGCAGAGACGGCGACCGTGCAGCAACGTGCCGCCGAGCTCATCCCCTTTGTCGAGGCACTCCCGGAGGGAAATGCATGA
- a CDS encoding SDR family oxidoreductase, whose translation MNDFKGKVAIVTGGTGGLGQHVTRAFLQQGATVVVPYREETSFAALQEALGELSQAVCGLQADLLEEPSVAKMVEEVVRRFRRIDVLVHLVGGFLGGVPVAETTLAQWEQMMRLNVLSTFLCCRQVVPVMVRQGSGKIVTVGAQAGLQGRAKVAAYAAAKAAVLNFTQSLAAEVKKQHINVNAVVPSTIDTPANRAAMPDADYSQWVSPQSLAQVILFLASDAARDIHGAIVPVFG comes from the coding sequence ATGAACGACTTCAAGGGCAAGGTCGCCATCGTCACGGGTGGAACCGGGGGACTGGGACAACATGTGACACGAGCCTTCCTGCAACAGGGGGCTACCGTCGTCGTGCCATACAGGGAGGAAACGTCATTCGCCGCGCTGCAGGAGGCTCTCGGCGAGCTGAGCCAGGCCGTGTGTGGGCTGCAGGCCGACCTGCTCGAAGAGCCGAGTGTAGCCAAGATGGTGGAGGAGGTCGTCCGGCGGTTCCGGCGCATCGACGTGCTCGTGCACCTGGTGGGTGGGTTCTTAGGCGGGGTGCCGGTCGCAGAAACCACCCTGGCCCAATGGGAGCAGATGATGCGGCTCAATGTCCTCTCCACCTTCCTCTGCTGCCGGCAGGTCGTGCCGGTGATGGTCCGCCAGGGCTCCGGCAAGATCGTTACGGTTGGCGCGCAGGCGGGCTTGCAGGGCCGGGCTAAGGTTGCCGCCTACGCCGCGGCCAAAGCGGCCGTGCTCAATTTCACCCAGTCGCTGGCCGCGGAAGTGAAGAAGCAGCACATCAACGTCAATGCCGTGGTGCCCAGCACCATCGACACGCCTGCCAACCGTGCCGCCATGCCGGATGCCGACTACTCCCAGTGGGTGAGCCCCCAATCGTTAGCGCAGGTGATTCTCTTCTTGGCCTCCGATGCGGCACGGGACATACACGGGGCGATCGTTCCGGTGTTTGGCTAA